aacttatcttcaatgatctccaatttaaccattgtttcAAACATAGATGACAAACTCGCCGAATACTCGGCGAGtcacaaaaactcgccgagtttttgcccCTGGCGAGTAGTAACGACTTCTACTCGCCAGGAAACTCGcagagtttttggcaaaaactcgcagagtttttggcgagtttttgccaaaaactcggcgagtttttgaaaAAAACTCGCCCGTGTTTTGTATACAGCCGAAAACGGCTTAAAacaaatttgtttttttgtttttcaattgtgttttgggctgagaagggggaaactcattTGGAAGGCTTGGAAGGTGATTTGGGGTGGTTattgagtgattccaagtggatttgaaggggatttgaaggggatttgaagggaaaatcagattccaagtaagttttttaatttttttttctatgcttttttaaaacaatttgtttattttttgttgcatttagattgattacaaatgattcctaggtagtctaaatcatttctaagttatttacacaagatttaacacaattcttgttgaattttcacaatttttttgaagaatctagttttcaaaaaaaaattcaaaccctactttttttttaaaaaaacttcgaatgatgtctaaatttatttaaactaatgtagatagtttgcttagtgctaaattgtttaactaaaatgttaatttttttttgcactttgtatgtgtaggttaagtaagcattaatcatggcaagggagcaatggccactagatccatgcccatctggatttataggcacccgtcctagaggtgctagagatggggcatggaggtatgcctatgagggacccgatcctgggtcaattatatgcatacagtgtgagagaatacttcatggaggcatcaaccgcctcaaataccaccttgcaggaatagataggcatgatgctagagcatgccctgggaccaatgaagaaataaaaagacaaatgaatgcccttcttgcagctggggaagagaagaaactgcaaagggagagggcaaaactagccatgagatcagccatagctgaatctcaaggtgtttctattgaccttgaagaggaagaagaagcacttgagggcatagtgggctctcggcgtggcccacgtatccgcaaaccGACCATCAGCTCACCCATTgcttctgcttcctctagtagagtacttGGCCGGGGCcctgttccacttccatcacaacgATCAAGTtcgataggtgattattttgtgcccagaaACACACCTGGaggacaaccatcattagaggctagtggatggaataaggaggtacatgagaaaactgacattgcagttgctgatttttggtacttcaacaacattgcattcaatgtggcggagaatgcttattggttgaatttggtgactgctatgacagtttcaggaaaggggtacaaggccccttctcgcagggatttgagtgggaggttagtaaattactacatagtccacttgatttcatttttaattatattttagatttcttgtttattgaatcaaaattgtgtactaatacctaatttcactttgcatttacaggttgctcacaaatgcagttgctagggcaagagaagtgatggaggatcaaaaaattgattgggcaaattatggctgcaccattctttctgatgggtggacagatggcaagaaccgcaccatcatcaattttttggtcgcttgcaaggacaatgtagtgttcttgaaatctatcgatgcctccaacaaggtgaaaaatgcagaaacattggctggaatgttggagcgtgtcatcatggaggtgggggtagagaatgtggtgcaaatcatcacagataatgcagcagcatatgtgtcagcaggtagaatccttttgaattatcacctttaggcattagcaatattctcatttgttgtgggctttgttttacttggttgcatatttcttaagaataaattcttcttttgcaggaagaatcctccaaaagaggcaccccactcttttttggacaccttgtgcagcacatgtccttgaccttcttttggaggacataggaaaacttgagtgggtgactccagttgtggaagatgcaaggaggatcactaaatatatctacaatcacccttgggtcctaaatttgatgagacaacacacgcaagagaaagatttggtgagagctggtgtcacaaggtttgcaacgattttcttgacgttgcaaagcattcttgctgcattgacttctttgaaacaaatgtttgtgagtggagaatggcttaactcaccttattcaaagaagcctgaaggagaggctgtcgcatgcatagtcttcgacaaccaatttgcacaaagggctgcagagattgtgaaggttgttacttcaaaactttaatttttaaattttagttatttttgattcaagtctctcattactaatttgtaacttcattatttaaattttgatctttttgtaatttgtatttttcaattgtaggtgtcagagcccttggttcgagttcttcgcttggtggatggggataaaaccccaatgggatatctttatgaggccatggatagggccaaagagtctatcaaaaattactacaagggggataggctcaaatttgatcccatttgggaaattgttgataggaggtggaacaatcagctccaccaacccattcatgcagcagggtacttcctcaaccctcgttttaggttcgggggttcttactcagattcgaatggagaagtcatggagggcctcagtacatgcattgagaggatggtacctgatgttgaggagagagacctcattgtgagtgagctccaaaattatgagggaggaaggggtaagctattctcttcagagctggctaggagaggaagaaccactcaaaccccaggtataacatttgccatttggattttgggatctaaagactaaaatgattgataaattatgttttctcttttctctttgctttctaacttttccattttatttattttgcagatgcttggtggcaaaattggggtggaaacaccccacatctcaaaaaatttgccctcagagtcttatgtcagccttgcagttcatccaattgtgagcgcaattggagcttgtttgaagcaatccacacgaagaagaggagcaagttagcgcagaaacggctcaatgaccttgtctacgtgcaatataatcttcgattgcgcgtaaagaaggtagaggaactagaaggtggtccaattgacttggatgatatagatccttacagtgattggacatcacaggagcagcc
This genomic stretch from Cryptomeria japonica chromosome 8, Sugi_1.0, whole genome shotgun sequence harbors:
- the LOC131074287 gene encoding uncharacterized protein LOC131074287, coding for MAREQWPLDPCPSGFIGTRPRGARDGAWRYAYEGPDPGSIICIQCERILHGGINRLKYHLAGIDRHDARACPGTNEEIKRQMNALLAAGEEKKLQRERAKLAMRSAIAESQGVSIDLEEEEEALEGIVGSRRGPRIRKPTISSPIASASSSRVLGRGPVPLPSQRSSSIGDYFVPRNTPGGQPSLEASGWNKEVHEKTDIAVADFWYFNNIAFNVAENAYWLNLVTAMTVSGKGYKAPSRRDLSGRLLTNAVARAREVMEDQKIDWANYGCTILSDGWTDGKNRTIINFLVACKDNVVFLKSIDASNKVKNAETLAGMLERVIMEVGVENVVQIITDNAAAYVSAGRILLNYHL
- the LOC131028575 gene encoding uncharacterized protein LOC131028575, giving the protein MRQHTQEKDLVRAGVTRFATIFLTLQSILAALTSLKQMFVSGEWLNSPYSKKPEGEAVACIVFDNQFAQRAAEIVKVSEPLVRVLRLVDGDKTPMGYLYEAMDRAKESIKNYYKGDRLKFDPIWEIVDRRWNNQLHQPIHAAGYFLNPRFRFGGSYSDSNGEVMEGLSTCIERMVPDVEERDLIVSELQNYEGGRGKLFSSELARRGRTTQTPDAWWQNWGGNTPHLKKFALRVLCQPCSSSNCERNWSLFEAIHTKKRSKLAQKRLNDLVYVQYNLRLRVKKVEELEGGPIDLDDIDPYSDWTSQEQPPLFSDTDITDLERQAMEEGGGFGFRLDDIEEDEDEDEDEDSLPVPEAGGDIASSRMENESQSTIPSEEAQSRPVPQQTYTTRQSRPSSSTSPHVFSRAGKRKL